The DNA segment CTTGACAGAAGGCTTATATGTTGCAAACATAATGAATACATGGTAATAACAAGACATAAAGCACATAAAGCAACTTGTAGTTTTAAGATATAAAATAAGTAACTGGTAGCTTCATTCTCCAAAAAGCTTTCGAGCTTTTATTACTTCATTTGACCTAAAAAAAGTCCCTAGAAGGCACCTTCTCTGAATATGTGCACCTGACTGTGCACAACAACACTCTCTGTGTTAGTAAGAAGTAACAAATAAGTGCCTCATCTTATACAAATTCTAGTAGGCCAGGAAGATCAAAAGATTCAACAAGAAAACAAAACAGATATTATAGCTCAAATAGAGTGAAGAATAGACTCATGTACAATAAGGATATTGAGATTACATGTTTTTGGACCTATTATACTTGATTGTGAAGTAGTTAGCATTTATAAACGGTTGAGATTCACtttttagtaaaagcataattaAACATAAGAAATTCACAAAATCTCTTTCATTACCTCAATACCTTCCCATATTGTCATCAATTCAATGTCGGGAACAATCTAGCCAACAAACCAGCAGCAGCAAAGCACGGGACGGTAGTCAATGATACTCTCGAAAAACTGGCCACTAGAGCACTTCTTTCTTAAAATAAACATTGAAGATGTCTATCGTTAaccctatttgattgaaaaaATAGTAGATGCTGCAGACGCCTCTGCAATTAAAGAAACAGGTTGACGAGCCTGCAAACAAGCACCTATCTCGAATGGGCGCAGCTCAGATCCATCAAATAGAAGGTTTACACCAGGATAAATCGCTTCTTTATTCTCAGCATCATCTTTTTCAACCTTAGTAGTAGTTACTGAGGGAGATTCCTCAACTGGCCTGGTGGCAGCCTCGTAAACAGGCGTCAGAGCATATGATCTGCAAGTTTATTTGAAAAGCATGATAACAGAACTTAGAAAGAAGAAACTATATGAGCATTCAGAATTTCAGCAATGCATTTCTGCTTCAGAGACAAGGTTATATAAGCTTTCTAAAATGGTCTCGCTACAGCACATTATCCTATGGATTGGTTTTACTACTAAACTATGAGTTATCCAGATCCTATAGAGGCCTATGTTGCAGAGTGCAGATTGCCATGAAGCAACAACATGGGAAAGGATTCAAAGTGAGGGATGTTGGACTTACTCAATATTCTAAAGAACTTAGGAGTCATATAAATGTTAAGCAACACAAGCCAAGTCTCAAGGTTAAAACAAATTATTTTTACATGCAACAGGTATCTACTCCCTCCTTTCCAAAAAGATTGGCACTATTTCCTTGTTAGTCCGTTTCAAGAAGATTGACACCTTTCAATATTTCCTTAATAGGAAGCATTTAGAGCCACACAAATGTTACGACAAATTTAAGACCATAAGTTTTAAAAGTTTTACGGCCGCACAAATGCTAAGCTTATTTAAGACCACATATCTCAAAAGTCTTCCCTTCTTTATTAAAGTTTGTGCCAAGTGAAACTAGGACAATCTTTTTGAGACAGAGGGAGTAATTATCTTCACCAACTGCTCAGCATCCTTGAAAGTTAAATGCCGAAAAAGCAGGTTAGAAAGTTTAAATTCCTCTGTCGCCATCAAACTGCAAAAAAACTATATCGTATACCATTATCTCACATAGTCAAAGAAAAGTGTCGATGACCTCTCGAGACCtacaataaaaaagaaaaaagactcGGATATGCCATGACATCCAAGATTAGGGCACTATGTACATATCATGTCTCACAGAAAATGCATATACAGTAACggtttcatatttagtttattttGAGTGACAACCGCCGGTAAAATTTTTGTAACAGTGGATGTCAGTAATTTACTCAAAAGCTGGTAGGTCAATGTTCCATGCTTCAAGTCCAACATCAGAAGCCTTCTACCATATGTTACTTCGATATGAGTTATGTGCCAAGTTTCTTGTCCCTCTCTAAGCATGTTGAACACAAAATGTTagcatcttatatatatatatatatatcatgcttTCCACAACACCCTGGCTCTGCAAGCTTCCCAAGACAACATGTTCTATACCAAGCAACTTTACATCTCCAGATCCCACTAATGGTGGTCATATTACTCGATAATGATCATCAATGACTGTTTCTCCAGGTACATAAACTCTTGCGGGGCATCCTTTTCCCAAAAGGTCTCTGTCCTGATGAGATGAAATCCTTGGAAAGTATTTGAACAACAAAAAGAGACGACCAGAAAGTTGACATCGTATGTCTCAGATGGGCAAATCAGTGTGGTTATCAGTTTCACAAGAGAGTGATATTCCAGATTTTATGCTAATTATAAACTTTCCACCCGTAAACTAATGAATCCAGATTACTGAAACATGGAAAGGGACCAGTAATCTAGAACAACATTAAATAAGTCCTTCGCAATTCCCTGGGGGGTTTGTTCAAGGTGCAAGAGGGCTCTGACTAGCAACAACCATTTCTTCTGCTCCTACTTCTTGCGTCATTCATTGCAGCAAGCAAGAAAACAAAAGATTATCAGATAATTCCCTTTTTGAGTAAGATTATTCAGATAATTCTTTTACTATTTTGACAGTCAAAAGGTTATTCAGAGAGATCTTTCATCATTTCCTTCAGAATATTAAGTTTGTTAAATGTTTTGTTTAATAAATTAATCTGCTGAAATATTTCACCAAATAAGAGACTCTTGTTACTTGTAAGCAATTTTATATAACTACTTTCACCTTTACAGTTGCATTTTAGCTTTTGTAAAGAAGGTtagaagaattttttttaatgtcATTCAGAAGAAAGCTTTCGTGGTGTTCTCTTCCAAACTTGTGCAACAACTACCTTACCACGAACCCCAGTACGACATGCAAGGCAAAAGTGAAATACAAGCTTTCCAAAATACTAGCCCTACAATCCCTTATTTAGAATCAAGACAGATGCATAAACTGGAAACATGCCCTTAGAGGACAGCACTTAAATTGTCCACAATACATATCCAGATATTAAACAGATAAAATCTTTAGGTGCAATATGTCAGAGATTCTAAAGATAACAATATAGTAAGAAAAGTATAATCAATCTATGAAATGTGAGAGAGATTGATCAAAATGCACCTCAGAATATTGCCATCAAAACTCAGAACTTCTGTTCTAGATCTCTGCCGATGAGCAAGTTTTAGTCTGTGGTGTTCGCTAGAGACACCAGAAATGGGAGAAGAAGGATCAACAATGGGGTTCCACCTTCCACTTGCATAGGTCATAAGATGCCGGGATGATTCCTTTGGCTGCTCTTTCTGGTAAAGGAGTTTTGCTGTTGGACCTGTGGCCTGATACTCAGCACAAACATCTCGCAATCTCTTTCTTAACTCTTGCATTGCATCATGGTGCTCTCCAAATAAATCTGTTTGGAGTAGTTGTGAAGAAACTAATCTCTTGCATATATTATTACACAATTTTGGACTAAACAGTGGAATACCAAATTCTACACTTAGTGGAACCCATTCATACTTCTCGTCATCAGGTGTGATATTATCTTGGACTCTATCTTTGTAAAGTCTTAACAGGCGAATATAACCAATGGTCCAAAAATTAAGTTTGTTAGACAGAGAATCTAATAGCGAATTCAGATTGAAAGTTTCTTTGGAGGACAGTCCTAGTTCCTCCCCTACTTGAGCTATTGAACCATCAGAGTTCTTCAAGGGCAAGGGAATATCCAAAGTAACAACTCTTCTAGCCTCATCGAGATCATATCTGCTGAGGGGAAGCACAAGGACTGCAGACTGCTTGAGTAGTGAGTTTATACAATGTAAAAGTATACTTCCTTTTACCAAGTTCCCTTCAGACTTCCCCCCTAAACCTCCAATGGAAGATCCATCCCATGACCATAGAAGTGCTTTCTCACAGCCAGCTAATGGTGCAGGAAGCATTCTTAATAAGTGACCTTTCATCAGAACAACTGACAGAGGTCCACTAGCAGTAGCAGAATATAGCACCAATTTCATCCAGGGTGTCATAGATGAATGGGAGGGAGGTCCAAAATGAACAGGGCCTTTTGGTCCTGGCAAAACTGAAGAAGGAGGAAGGGGAACCATGGATACAACGATGTCATAGTCACGCAGAAATAGACGATCTAAAGTAGCCGGTGAGAGAGCAGCCAAGCTTTCACAGCGGAGTATATCCACGCGgtattttctttgtttcttcaacTCTTTATCAGCATCTAAGATATCAGCGGATACTGATTTCTCATGATTCTCAGAACTGACCTCTGGTTTGATCTCCCAGTCTGATTGATTTGTTTCTTTAGATTTTGTTCCTGATAGAGGTTCTTCATCATTAGGCACTTGGGGTGTTTCAGAATGTGGCATATCTTCATTATCTAGCTCAGATTTGTCTGTTGGTGTATCTCCTGATTTTTCAGAAAGTGAAATATCCTTTGTCATTGAAGTAGCATCCTCACTTCTTGAAGACGTAATGCCAGTCTTTTCTATTTCTCCAGCTGGAACCCCACCTGATGCTAGACATTCCAGGACGCACCGAAGACTAAATGCATGATTGGCAAACTCTTGCAGTTCACCTTCAAATTTTGTCCCCTCGAGTGTGCCCAAATCTTTACAAAGATCTGCAATACTAGCATGACCTAGTTTTCCCGCTTCATACAATGTCACCGCATGTGATTTTAGACCTGCAAAACGGTTACTTCAGAGTTCAAAACAGATTGCAGAGAAAAAAACTGAAGTTCTGATACTGCAAACACAGAAATTCGATGCACACCAACATTGACATCAGGATAACCAATGAACTTCAGATCCATCCATGAAATGTGTACA comes from the Nicotiana sylvestris chromosome 4, ASM39365v2, whole genome shotgun sequence genome and includes:
- the LOC104241651 gene encoding uncharacterized protein isoform X2 produces the protein MQRIPATIEEQLILKAIKEECPWENLPKRLQATVNSKEDWHRRIIEHCIKKRLLWNTCFARKVCKEGEYYEEMLRYLRRNLALFPYHLAEYVCRVMRVSPFRYYCDMIFEVMKNEQPYDSIPNFSAADALRLTGIGRNEFIDIMNKCRSKKIMWKLNKSIAKELLPTQPVDFVIEPWWGVCLVNFTLEEFKKLTEEETATIDKICKEEANSFILFDPEIIKGLHRRGLVYFDVPVYPDDRFKVSRLEGFVSNREQSYEDPIEEVLYAVFVVSSENSTVAELAATLQADLSQLQAAASFACRLGWAVKLIDPASILQDPNVPGSPKSLLSDEEDGSHASLGSANVSSDGSAFQQVDIPWTENNIRASGYARVAFLVDANITSYLMMGSVSPGLKSHAVTLYEAGKLGHASIADLCKDLGTLEGTKFEGELQEFANHAFSLRCVLECLASGGVPAGEIEKTGITSSRSEDATSMTKDISLSEKSGDTPTDKSELDNEDMPHSETPQVPNDEEPLSGTKSKETNQSDWEIKPEVSSENHEKSVSADILDADKELKKQRKYRVDILRCESLAALSPATLDRLFLRDYDIVVSMVPLPPSSVLPGPKGPVHFGPPSHSSMTPWMKLVLYSATASGPLSVVLMKGHLLRMLPAPLAGCEKALLWSWDGSSIGGLGGKSEGNLVKGSILLHCINSLLKQSAVLVLPLSRYDLDEARRVVTLDIPLPLKNSDGSIAQVGEELGLSSKETFNLNSLLDSLSNKLNFWTIGYIRLLRLYKDRVQDNITPDDEKYEWVPLSVEFGIPLFSPKLCNNICKRLVSSQLLQTDLFGEHHDAMQELRKRLRDVCAEYQATGPTAKLLYQKEQPKESSRHLMTYASGRWNPIVDPSSPISGVSSEHHRLKLAHRQRSRTEVLSFDGNILRSRSRRNGCC
- the LOC104241651 gene encoding uncharacterized protein isoform X1: MQRIPATIEEQLILKAIKEECPWENLPKRLQATVNSKEDWHRRIIEHCIKKRLLWNTCFARKVCKEGEYYEEMLRYLRRNLALFPYHLAEYVCRVMRVSPFRYYCDMIFEVMKNEQPYDSIPNFSAADALRLTGIGRNEFIDIMNKCRSKKIMWKLNKSIAKELLPTQPVDFVIEPWWGVCLVNFTLEEFKKLTEEETATIDKICKEEANSFILFDPEIIKGLHRRGLVYFDVPVYPDDRFKVSRLEGFVSNREQSYEDPIEEVLYAVFVVSSENSTVAELAATLQADLSQLQAAASFACRLGWAVKLIDPASILQDPNVPGSPKSLLSDEEDGSHASLGSANVSSDGSAFQQVDIPWTENNIRASGYARVAFLVDANITSYLMMGSVSPGLKSHAVTLYEAGKLGHASIADLCKDLGTLEGTKFEGELQEFANHAFSLRCVLECLASGGVPAGEIEKTGITSSRSEDATSMTKDISLSEKSGDTPTDKSELDNEDMPHSETPQVPNDEEPLSGTKSKETNQSDWEIKPEVSSENHEKSVSADILDADKELKKQRKYRVDILRCESLAALSPATLDRLFLRDYDIVVSMVPLPPSSVLPGPKGPVHFGPPSHSSMTPWMKLVLYSATASGPLSVVLMKGHLLRMLPAPLAGCEKALLWSWDGSSIGGLGGKSEGNLVKGSILLHCINSLLKQSAVLVLPLSRYDLDEARRVVTLDIPLPLKNSDGSIAQVGEELGLSSKETFNLNSLLDSLSNKLNFWTIGYIRLLRLYKDRVQDNITPDDEKYEWVPLSVEFGIPLFSPKLCNNICKRLVSSQLLQTDLFGEHHDAMQELRKRLRDVCAEYQATGPTAKLLYQKEQPKESSRHLMTYASGRWNPIVDPSSPISGVSSEHHRLKLAHRQRSRTEVLSFDGNILRSYALTPVYEAATRPVEESPSVTTTKVEKDDAENKEAIYPGVNLLFDGSELRPFEIGACLQARQPVSLIAEASAASTIFSIK
- the LOC104241651 gene encoding uncharacterized protein isoform X3, which produces MRVSPFRYYCDMIFEVMKNEQPYDSIPNFSAADALRLTGIGRNEFIDIMNKCRSKKIMWKLNKSIAKELLPTQPVDFVIEPWWGVCLVNFTLEEFKKLTEEETATIDKICKEEANSFILFDPEIIKGLHRRGLVYFDVPVYPDDRFKVSRLEGFVSNREQSYEDPIEEVLYAVFVVSSENSTVAELAATLQADLSQLQAAASFACRLGWAVKLIDPASILQDPNVPGSPKSLLSDEEDGSHASLGSANVSSDGSAFQQVDIPWTENNIRASGYARVAFLVDANITSYLMMGSVSPGLKSHAVTLYEAGKLGHASIADLCKDLGTLEGTKFEGELQEFANHAFSLRCVLECLASGGVPAGEIEKTGITSSRSEDATSMTKDISLSEKSGDTPTDKSELDNEDMPHSETPQVPNDEEPLSGTKSKETNQSDWEIKPEVSSENHEKSVSADILDADKELKKQRKYRVDILRCESLAALSPATLDRLFLRDYDIVVSMVPLPPSSVLPGPKGPVHFGPPSHSSMTPWMKLVLYSATASGPLSVVLMKGHLLRMLPAPLAGCEKALLWSWDGSSIGGLGGKSEGNLVKGSILLHCINSLLKQSAVLVLPLSRYDLDEARRVVTLDIPLPLKNSDGSIAQVGEELGLSSKETFNLNSLLDSLSNKLNFWTIGYIRLLRLYKDRVQDNITPDDEKYEWVPLSVEFGIPLFSPKLCNNICKRLVSSQLLQTDLFGEHHDAMQELRKRLRDVCAEYQATGPTAKLLYQKEQPKESSRHLMTYASGRWNPIVDPSSPISGVSSEHHRLKLAHRQRSRTEVLSFDGNILRSYALTPVYEAATRPVEESPSVTTTKVEKDDAENKEAIYPGVNLLFDGSELRPFEIGACLQARQPVSLIAEASAASTIFSIK